In a single window of the Biomphalaria glabrata chromosome 5, xgBioGlab47.1, whole genome shotgun sequence genome:
- the LOC106064362 gene encoding uncharacterized protein LOC106064362 isoform X2: MSAIKSSVAEVSPPCLFNMTFSEVQSNRYRELSHKLKEDLKQEAQAEETGWLLDLLTWVHFKLMNYDEALQFNNESLTKNLSLVCIGNRIHVLKKLGREIETDQYMQLLATPSENDTALAKAQQAYSCLRLGGAKNLQKAIDYFEDIIEKLHGSYRFLSLFYLGLSYRRLVHPNTLSCTQCCVSIEDYVKSAQHCFYEVIEESGHPVLVARAYSELVVLYHDASSILGKSDYLWNDQSIETLIDKALTTGGQDAKVLTACGRILCLGNEDNVRTGIDLLTKALKLKESTTAYHNLAVGYIQLAKHERHTYVCQEAAKVKDKVDAEDAMINKAIENLKTAIKISDNYNLPATFDLGKLYKSLGNVKEALAEFNKVVESDTRKDGCLFLIIDSLEQAGLCLMELHDMELDPQKRNDYMSRAESKLIEAVGLQTQLVSSVSALKRLSQSEWKALKTLKSKYEGEDKSPIMVKKLVHLLGVALEHQEVLKVIKDLSNDEILHSGIATQALESYLAEGEVTNAYGFLNMLNTLPVPAVIDAELTLKVQLYMAANCLGNEGFNPRYIFKAIFDHYIDVNKPADVLILYDDSHDTEEETSHVTCVAKQLYGICSNIFSLETSINIKTSCLSGPEVNLQLEEMKKSISKQFWNLFLA, translated from the coding sequence ATGTCTGCAATTAAAAGTTCTGTCGCAGAAGTGTCTCCGCCATGTCTGTTCAACATGACATTCTCAGAAGTTCAATCCAATAGATACCGCGAACTTAGTCATAAACTTAAGGAAGACTTGAAGCAAGAAGCACAGGCAGAGGAAACGGGCTGGTTACTTGATCTTCTGACTTGGGTTCATTTTAAACTTATGAATTATGATGAGGCATTACAGTTTAACAATGAATCTTTAACAAAGAATTTGTCTTTGGTATGCATTGGCAATAGGATACATGTTTTGAAAAAACTAGGCCGAGAGATTGAAACGGATCAATATATGCAACTTTTGGCGACTCCTTCAGAGAATGATACAGCTCTGGCAAAAGCACAGCAGGCCTACAGCTGTTTAAGGCTTGGCGGTGCAAAAAATTTGCAAAAGGCTATAGACTATTTTGAAGATATTATCGAAAAACTTCACGGTTCTTATCGGTTTTTATCTCTGTTTTATTTGGGACTCAGCTATCGTCGACTGGTTCATCCCAACACACTATCATGCACGCAATGTTGCGTCAGTATAGAGGACTATGTGAAGTCGGCGCAACACTGTTTTTATGAAGTCATCGAAGAATCAGGACATCCAGTACTGGTTGCAAGAGCTTACAGTGAGTTGGTGGTTCTATACCACGATGCCAGTTCTATACTCGGGAAAAGTGACTACTTGTGGAATGATCAAAGCATTGAAACTCTGATCGACAAGGCACTGACTACAGGTGGACAAGATGCAAAAGTTTTGACTGCCTGTGGCCGTATACTGTGTTTAGGTAATGAAGACAATGTAAGAACAGGCATTGACTTACTCACAAAAgcgttaaaattaaaagaaagcaCTACTGCCTATCATAATCTAGCAGTAGGTTATATTCAACTAGCGAAACATGAACGTCACACCTATGTTTGCCAAGAAGCTGCGAAAGTCAAAGACAAAGTCGATGCTGAGGATGCAATGATTAATAAGGCAATAGAAAATCTAAAAACTGCCATTAAAATTTCGGATAATTACAATTTGCCTGCAACGTTTGACCTTGGAAAACTGTACAAATCTCTTGGAAATGTCAAAGAAGCTTTGGCTGAATTTAACAAAGTGGTCGAGTCGGATACCAGGAAAGATGGTTGCTTGTTCTTAATTATTGATTCACTAGAGCAGGCTGGGCTGTGTCTGATGGAGCTCCATGATATGGAACTTGATCCTCAAAAGAGAAATGATTACATGAGTCGAGCTGAGAGTAAGCTAATCGAAGCCGTCGGCTTGCAGACTCAGCTGGTGTCCTCCGTGTCGGCATTAAAACGACTGTCTCAGTCAGAATGGAAAGCTCTGAAAACGCTGAAGTCAAAGTACGAGGGTGAAGACAAATCTCCCATCATGGTCAAGAAGCTGGTTCACTTGCTCGGCGTGGCGCTAGAGCACCAAGAAGTTCTGAAAGTTATCAAAGATTTGAGTAACGACGAAATACTGCATTCTGGGATAGCTACGCAAGCATTGGAGAGTTACCTAGCAGAGGGAGAGGTGACCAACGCCTATGGTTTTTTGAACATGCTCAACACACTTCCGGTACCTGCCGTCATAGACGCTGAATTAACGTTAAAGGTACAGCTTTATATGGCGGCCAATTGCTTGGGTAATGAAGGGTTCAACCCTCGTTACATTTTCAAAGCAATATTCGACCACTATATCGATGTAAACAAACCTGCAGATGTACTAATTCTCTATGACGACAGTCATGATACGGAAGAGGAAACTTCTCACGTGACTTGTGTAGCCAAGCAACTGTACGGTATTTGCAGTAATATTTTCAGTCTAGAGACCAGTATAAATATCAAG